The Larus michahellis chromosome 8, bLarMic1.1, whole genome shotgun sequence nucleotide sequence GTGTTAGCGGGCACCACCTGTCTCTTCACCCCTCTGGCACTTCCAGTAGATTATTCTCACTACATCTCCCTGCCTGCTGGTGTGCTGAGCGTGGCTTGCTGCACCCTTTATGGTATCTCTTGGCAATTTGATCCCTGTTGCAAGTACCAAGTAGAGTACGATGCCTATAAACTTTCCCGCCTGCCCCTGCATACGCTCACCTCCTCCACTCCGGTGGTGCTGGTGAGGAAGGACGACCTGCACAGAAAGAGACTGCATAACACGATAGCACTCGCTGCCCTGGTGTACTGTGTAAAGAAGATCTATGAACTCTATGCCGTATGACTtcagcagggaagagagaaacCCACAAAGACAAGCGTATTAAGACTCCCACagtaacattttgtttttcctctttgagaaGCAGTGGAGACTGGGAAGGATTTGGTTTAATagagctgttatttttaaaataacacatcaCTGGTGCACCAAGGTTTTTCAGTTCTTCGTTACACTTAAGAGATGTGGATGTGTGGTGACTTGAGAGCTGTATGTTAGGCCATGGGAGTCCAATCGAGCAGCGGAATGTCGATGAAAGGGAGCTATAGAAAGAGGGGGTGTgagagcttcttttttttttttttttggaaacatttaaGTATATTGTTTAATTGTATTACACAGAACCAGCCAGAATTATCATTGACCATTAAAGGATGAGAATTTCAAATGCTTTTGCTCTCTTGTTACTGTTATCGTAGTTCCCTTTTATAGTGTGCTTCCAGGGAAAGGAGGCTTTGCTGTGAGAACTCCAGTGATGGTAATTATTTATGCATGCTCACACACAGACCTGATACTGCTCTTGGCCGTTGCACGTGGCAGCAGCGTCCATGTTACTTCACCATATGATGAAGGAATAGCTGTAGAGTGTTGCTTTCCCTCTTGACTAGCTCTTTTTCTTGGAAGAGGGCTTACTTGTTACCCCAGTGTTTCTATCTTTTTGGTAATTGCTTAAACATCGATGATTGGGACTAAAGGGGTCCAAATCCTCTGCTGCCCTGCCACCTCCAATCACTGTTTCTCTGCACAGTGGAGACAACACTTAAGTTTCCAGCTGCAAACACATTCTGCTTAGTGCCTGTACAAGTTCTTTCCAACGTGGATGCATCTCCACTGAAATGTGTTGTAGTGGGTGCAGCTGAGGACTGCCGAGGTGGGAGTCCAGCtctttcctttgtgctttgttACGGCTGTGCCCTGACTACACGGTTCCACTGCTCTTGCTTGGAACACACGCTTCGGGAGCTGCCTGCTGTTGCTGCAAGGCACCCACCTGATTGTATCTTTTGACCGTGTTATCTGAAATTTTAGAATTCTCGTGTGCTAATGCATCTTTTAGCTCAAAACTGTCAAAATCTTGTTCTCAGAATGGGAAGTATTTACTGTTTTGCAAGATCTGCCAGTTACTTTTAAAAGATAAGGGCTTGCTTTCTATAATCTCCTCCTACCAGCTGGAAAACAGGCGTGGCTTGCATTTAGGAGGCCAGCTTGGCACAGCTTCAAGTGTTATGATCTGAATACGAGAGCAAAGCCCTGTAATAAAAACTGCCTGCACGCAGGTGTACGTGCTGCTTGCTTCAGTGGTAGTCACAGTCTGACCTCCACAGCTGAAGTGCTGACCTTGGAAGGGAGTCATGAGGTCAGACACCAAATTCAGTAGTTCTatctttatctttccaaattGCGACGGCAGgcactcctcctctcctccagactGCAGCGGGCTTTTCTGGCTGCGGTTCCAACTTGTCCTTTTCTGCTGATGCAGCTTTTGTTAGCGGGGCGTGCGTCCCCGTCGTGTGCCTGCTGGGCAGACAGGGTTTGCTGGGAGTTCTGAGCAAGTACTTTTACCTCCCACAGAGGCAGCCGTACCTGAGCAGGCACATGGGCTGGAGGAAACTCCTGTGGCATCGAGACACTTCTAGGTGGCAACAACCCTTTGCCTCTTTTGCTGGTACAGTGGCCGAGTTGTCTCCCTCCAAGGTTAAAAGAAGCTGGGATCTGGAGCGTCCCTATTTATAGCAACAATGTACagttgccttggcagagaggaggggaagaaatgcAACTGCTTCATCTCGCTGCGGTTAGGCCAAGACCGCTGGGCAGGCTGCCTTTCGAGCCCTGACATTGTTTGTTTCTAAAGTCTCGTCTGCTGGATGAATTTTAAACTAGTGGCAGATCTGCCATAGCTAATACGTACTTTATTGCTGCAGACGGCCCCGAAATATCCTTGTGCTGGCCACACACAAGACgttcctgctcttttttttaatcaatgctGAATAATTTTCAGGGCTGTTAGTTCTTTTTCTTCACCAAACCTCTGTGGTCTTCGCACTTTTTTTGTATTAAGCTTTCCCTTGCCTGGAATAATCACTGGCAGAAGACTAACCCTTGGTAGGCTCCCTAAACGCGTGGTTTGCATCAAAGACTCCGGAGTTAAAAATAAGTGAGTTCCCTGTGGTCTCTTATTGCAGGAGAAAAGGTGAAAAGTCAGCTGAGCTCTCACAACAGGTAggtctgttttaaaaatgcaccTTTTTGCTCCATTCTGAGGTGGAGAGGACGCATATGGGGGGTTAGAGGGGTTTGTTTTCCAAGAAGTATTAGTGATAATGTAGCTGAAATGCTCGGTGAGATCCTGGTTATTAGTAAGTCAGTGCTGTAATATGCAAGGTGACCTGGGAGGATGAGAGGGGTCTCGAGGGTCGTGTGTGTCAGTGCGTTTCCATGAGGTGGTTGCTGTATCTGCCTTCCCCCGCGCCGCGGCTGTGGGTTACAGTGGCTGGGGACAAACCTCCCTTTCGAAAGCCTTTGCTGCCCATCCTGACCATCGTGGGGGTGCTCTGAAATGGAGTGTGCTACGGTCCTCTCGTCAGAGAgggtattttctttcaaagggGAATGTGCGCACTCCCAGTAACCGCTGACTTGGAGCTGTAGCTCAAACAGTAACTACTGTAACTCCCCGCATGCAACTTTTTTCCTCAGGCCTGACATGTTCCACCCCTCAGCTCCCTGGATGAtaacacagaaatgcaaagtgGCCCCTCGGTCCTTCCTGGGTGGCCGTGACCTGAAACACCAGAAGACAGAGCAGCTGGACAAGACTGGCAGGAGTACTGTATTTTGCCAAGAAATGGAGGACCTGAACACgcaaaatgtgaaaggaaaagcACAACTAATGCTTACAGGAACTCCCCTTGCGGCAAGGGAGGGAAGGTAATGTCTTGGTTTCCTAccataacagggaaaaaaaagatatatacaCCTGAAAGCTTCAACTTATAATTTCAGCCCTAGGCCTTTACGTAGCACATCTGCAACCTCAGCCACAGTGAAACGGCAGAGGATGTCCTAACCGAGCAGCAGCATTGTGATCATTAAACACGTCCTGGTCATCACCTGGAATGGATTCTGAGATCACTTATAAATCTGTAGTGGTCAGGAAAAGGCGTTGCGAAGGAGAAGGTCCTGCTGAGCCTGCACACCTGTATCAGAATTTCAGTATGACTGATCCTCTGTGTGGATGCACACTGTCTCCTGTAAAGCAGATGATGTAAAGAGGGCTGGGATGAAGTATGTTGTGCTGCATCTCCTACTGGTACAGTAGAACCTTGCAggaatgtaagaaaagaaaaacaaaaccctcctGCTTTCCCTTTAATTTTACCTGCTGTGAGGAGCTGAAGTAGAACAAAGGATTAATTTCATAGCAATGTAATTTATTTGTCATCAGATGTGCACTCACAGGCAGGACATACAAGGCAGTACACATGGAAAATGCTGGTAAGTGCATGGAGGCGGCAGCAGGGCTCTGGAGCTTGGTTCCTATTAGTAGGCTTTCTTTCaattacaagttaaaaaaaagattatttctgtcCTTATTGAACGATCTCTGTGCAGCCACTCCTTTTCCGTAGTGGTGCTGTATCCCTCACAACATGAGGAGAAGGGGTAAAGAATGGAACACGGCATTCCCTCAGGCTGTCAGACTCCCTGAAACCTGTGATACCAGGCAGGTATCATTCCCCCGCTGGCTGTGATCCTAATTAGCATCTGTGATTACTTTAAAACAGATGAGAACTAAGGGGCTATCTCCTATACTGTCCACCCAGTGTGCACAGATTCTCCGCCGCTTGCCTGGCACCTACAGAATTGCACATACACTGTGCTCTAGGCCTGCAGGTGGACCAGGTGTGCCACTATCAGCTGCACAGGATTTACACCCAAGAGCATACCTTGCTGTGCTGCATTCCATCTGCTCAGTGCTTCCCTGCATTCACTTGTCTGGGGTTAATACTGTACTGTCAGGTAGTCCAGAGTTAAATGTCCCCGTACATCAGTAAGGCATGATTCAGATAAAATAATTGCCAAATAAAACCTACATTTTTACATCAGTTACTTTAAAAGTGGCACTGGACTTGACTTTAGCTTGACATCTGATTTGCATGTTAACAAGCAGAGGCTCTGTGAAGCTTCCCATTTCAAGCAACATGTTCTGGATCAGGTTGGAAGGAGCGGGAAGGAGACACTGATCATGAGAGCTCCTAGCCAAGGACTGCATTTCAGGGGGGCCGTGGGGTGGGGAAAGCTGAGATCTGTTCGTGTGAAGGCAAACCAGGTGGGCTGTATTTGTAGCAGGGCAGTAAAGCTGAGCATGCCTGGAGTGAGGTGAGGTAAGGTGCTGTCTTCCAGCACATGGGCCTCCCCTGCTCCGAAGGGTCTTCCCTTGAGTTACCCTCCCCTGCAGCCTCAGCTCTCCCCCTTTGTCCAAGCACCCTTCTTCAGGTGAGGTTTAGTTGCTGTCTTCCACCAAGCGGGCCTGCCCTCATGTGGGGGAAACCGCTTCCCACTCTCCATGCAATGGTAAATTGCAGCATTTTGAGAAAGGTTTTTCCTGCAGGAGCACCTCCACTGATGTCCCAGCCAAACTGCAGGGGGTCAGCCTCTCCCTACAGTTACTGCTCTTAGCTGAGCTCTAAGAgtcctttgcttttctctccttttttgctCTAGCTGCCATTAAGGTGAAGAAGAGCCTGGGGAAGATGTTTCGCAGGTAGACAGCCAGGGAGGGCGTTAGGCCAGCTACAagcacttccttcttcttctgtcCCACTGCATTGAGAACCACCTGAGCGACCTCCGCGGCTGTCTGTCCTTCGGCGGTGTTCTTGTCCATAACTGCCAAAGGAAAGCTGAGTAAGCACCAGCGCCAGCAGGTAAGCCCATGTTTAAGTACCTTTCCTAGGAATGCTCTGTTCTAACTGTATGTCGCAGCttgtatggttttggtttttacaCCAGTTGTGTACGGGAGCACAGGCAGATATAATTCATGGTCAGGCTAGAAGTCAGTAATTGCTCTCTAGGAAGGCTAAATTTTGGGGGTTACTGTTCCTACCCTGCATCCAAAGTTGTCTTTTGATACTTCAGGGCTAACCTGTGTCCCCACCAGAGGCCATATGTTGCAAGTGCACTTTGGAGTAACTCAGTGAGGTGGAGATGCTTTAGATATAGGGCAGAAAATCTCACCTCCATAGCGAGATCCATCTGCTGTTACAGCATTGAGAGAGAGGTTTGTCTGAATGTATCCAGGGCTTACAACCGTCACATCAATGTCATACTGCTCTACCTCTGCTCGTAGACAATCAAAGAAGGCCTGGGTAGCATGCTTAGAGGCAGcatctgaaaaacaggaaaaggactATGCACTACagagaagaagctgaaggaagattGACTCCCCTGAATGGGTTTTTCACTGCAATGCAGCCACTTCTCAGTAAGAACGcagcagctgttttccagcttctaggtttggtgttttggtttttttttagtgaatgGCAGCAACAGGTAGTGGGAGTGAGAGGCAATTTAGGAAGGCAAAATGTAAATACTCAAGTTGGAAACTGGCTAGGATCCTGAGCTTAATATCACAGCCATGCTAAAGCACCACGGAGTGAACCCGAGCTGCCTCCCACTCAGGATAAAGGAGACACGAAGCCTGGCTTGGGAAGCATTTGATAGGACGGGCTGGGGGAATGTGGTGCCagcagaggagggcagagctggcaTTCGCTGCCAAGTGCTCTGCTGGCCTACCCGCACTGAGCCCTACGGACTTGCCGAGCAGGTTCAGGGCTTGGCTGCACACAAGTCCAAACCTGATCACACAAGCAGACAGGAACAGAGAAGTGTGGCCTAGGGCAGGATTTCCCCCTCTTAAACGGCCGAGTGACTCCTTTTGCTCACTCCCTTTCCATGTATGCTTGGTCACTACCACCGTGACTGCCATCACCTCAGCACGGCTGCAGGGCTGACACCGGCAGCACAGAGCTTGGGGCAGGCTGCACACCCAGTCTGAGGACCTAGGCTGAGCTGAGCTCCGTGCTGCCGGGGCCGTGCAGCTCTGGGCACTGCGAGCAGCCTGGAAGCTCTTCAGAACACACTTCTCGGTGCAATCGTACCCCCATCATCTGCGAGACCAGATGGCCCAGACATTCCAGGCTCTCCTTCACTCTACACCATGCCCTACCACTCTTCTGCCATCCTCACTGTCCTTTCccatttttatgtttattttcagtgatcTACAGATGCTTGTATGCCAAACAGTCTCCTCCTAGTTCCTCCATCTTTTATAAGGCTTTCTCCAGTAATCTCACcaatattatttcttctcttaACTGATTTAGCATGAAGAGTTTGCTGGATCAAGGTAACTGTTTaggcttttatttttggcattGGTTGTAATATGGCACTTCACaacttattaaaacaaaaagtcccTACTTTTGTATAGGAGATTAACCAGGCAAACAGCAAggataaaatgcaataaaattatgGAATTAATCAGAAAGTTTATAGGAAATCTCAAGTGTTAAGACAGGAATATCAAACTGTTTTCAAGACACTGAAAACAtattctccttccccatcccttaaCAACTTTAGGACAGGGCTAAGATTTTGTATTTGAGAGTGCCTTCCTCAACAGCTGTGGGTGATTTGTGACCACATTAAGAATGATgcacagctctgccttccctgcatGCAGCCAGCTCTACAGAGAGCTAAATGTGGAAGCAGTAGCCAAGTATTCATTCAGTATGCTGCCCCAAATATGTCTTCCCCATCTTCTGTGGAGGTACTTACATGCAGATCTGAAAGGAATGCTTATTTTGCCTTGAACGCTGCTGATGGCCACAATGTGGCCTTGTCTCCTCTTGATCATGGAGGGGAGAAGTgctagaaaagacagaaaagaccCATTCAGAATAACAGTCCTGCCATTACTGCTGTCAAGAATCAATGCTTTCAGAGCATTCAAAGATGCCTAAGTGAATTGCAGGATCCTCATTCAGTGTAGGGGCTGTGCAAGGGATAGCGCTTAGGATGCCTCTAACTGAAGCTCGAGTCTGGCTGGGACGTTCACCTATCGGGAGACTCCTTGTGCCAGCGAGGCTGCGCAAAGGCTGCTGTCGCTGTGATCTCCCACAGGCAGGTCAGCAGGACTTGCTCTTTTCTGCCACCAGCACTCTTTCCAATTCCTGCAGCTGACACACTCCAGGCTGAACTTCCTGTGTAACCAAAGCTTCCTAGGAAAGCTACAGCTTCACCTAAACCCATACTGTGTTCTCTAGGGTTTTATCGGAGCAGACAGGTTAACCATATCGTTCTATGTAAGTTCCTGCCAGACTAGAGTCAGgagttgttttaaaaaaggtTGTACCTCTAATTAGGTACTTCCCATGCAGTCACGCCCAAGCACCAACTTTAAGCCTGCCCATAAAACAAAACTTTCCTCCCCTCTTATACTGTGCTGTACCAAATACAATTACAAACGGAAGTGAAGCTGTGCTTAGTTGTGTTGGCCTGCAAAAGATATCAGCCAAATCCACTGCCCCCCTGTAATGCGGCTCATGGGTACCTTTGGTGAGGGCTATGGGACCAAAGTAATTTGTTTCCATCACTTTCTTATCCACGTCCAGTCCTGTGTCCACAACTGTGCCTCGGAAACTGATGCCTGCATTGTTGATCAGTATGTCCACGTGACCCAAGTACTTCAGGATCTCTTCAGCAGCATTTAGGACAGTTTTAGTGTCCGAGAGGTCAAATACCACAGTGTGAGGTTTGTGTGTCTGTGAATAAACAAAAGTTGGCAAAAGACCAGTTCAGGCTGTGCTGTATGTGCTGCATGTTCACGCTTACGATGGGATTTCCCAGCTCTGGAAGTGCAGAAGCAGGGCCATCCAAACCTTGTGCAGCTAGGGTGCCGCAGTTCCATTTGGTAGGAACGCGTGAAAGAAGCAAGTTGTGCTGTCATCTTTCTCTGCTCCTGTAACCTGTTCCTTACACCAAAGCCTAGGAAAGGGGCAGGTGAGGTCTTCCTCAAGTACTAAAGTTTGCTATTGTCCTGTTAACGAAGATGCATCTGAAATAGTAAAAAACTTAACCAGTGTGTCTTCTTCAGAAGCCAGCAATACCTTTTTTAGCCACTGCCAGAAGAATTAGAcatcaaaaataaaagacaactcAAGGAAAGTCACTTTTCCGGATTCAGTATATGACATCCAGATGCAAGGGGGTGTGGGCACTCTGCACTCTCCTATGCTTCCACTTCTATTACAAGGCAAGGACTCTTTCAGCTGGCTTATTTTTGTAGGGTTTTTACAAGATATGACATGTCAGCTTCACATACTCCTACAATAGCAATATGTATCCCTAACCGCAGAATTGCGTTTTTCCTGTTGCTCAACCCACAAGCAATTCCGTAACTTCTGTAATAACACTAACAGAAATCCCAGCCACACGAGACAACAAGCCTCTCTTTCTTCCACACTTACGTTCTTTCGGTGATTGGTCATGGTAGAAAGCTCCTGCATCAGGTCTTTGAGTTTCTCGCTGTCTCTGCCACAGAGCACCAGCTTGGAGCCAGCTGCATGGAAGGCTTTCGCACATTCTTTGGAGgaagcaaggaagagagaaaagtagATATTTGAATGAGGGAGACAAACAGCAGATCCACATCGTACCTGGTGATAGGCTAAAACGTTTTTTAGCTGGTAAGGGTCTAAGGTGGCTTTATTACTCCTGAGTGATAGGCTGATTTACAGTGAAGTCGTAGCAAGATGCCACTTTGCTGTGACTTTGACAGACGTGACAGTGGTGAGGCAGCTGGTGTGCTCACGGTTACTGTGCTGGTTATGCAGTTATTGTGCTGTCTACGCATCCTCCCCTATCAGCTGGTCGAATTTCCATGTGCCTCTTAATTTTTGACTATATGCCCTTCTTAAGAGGGACTGCTGTTACCTTGTGTGTCATCTAATGCAGCAGGGCCTAATCTTAGGGATTTCGGTTTTAGTGAACACCTCTAAAGGTTTTGGAAGCCTTGGAGCTAATGGCTTCATCAAGGTGATGCTCCTCATCAGGCTGAAGAAGGGATGCCATGCTCTTGTCCTCCTTTCAGTGCTACCAGCTACTGAGGCAATTGCATGTTCTTTTACCCTACCCCTCTGTGATCCAGTGAGACAAATTGCTTATTTGTGCAAGAGATAACAGTGGATGATAACAAAGAGTGTTTAAGAACACACAGTCATTAGAGGTGGTCTAGTATGTTAATAACTGGGAGTGAGGGGAAGAGTGTAAGATCTTGCCAACGCGTCAATAAATAAGGGAGGAAACTTCACTGTACAGTGCTGGAAATCTAAACCCAACAACACACAGCGCTTTATCTGCAGCCTGTGACAGCTGGAAGGTCCCTCCTGAGATACTAGTTCTGTCTCTTCTTGATGTGGAATACAAATTTTTTTACCTCTCCCAGCTCTTTGGTTGTGACAGGCAGCGAGGACCATTTCACCTCCTTTGGCCATTCAGTTACTGAACAGCACTATCCTCAATGACAAACTCACATGCAAAGACGGCATCAATTTAAGCtctatttattttatgaatgtaCTCATCCTAATGAAAGGCCTTGATAGCAGAGAGCACCTTGTCTTCTCTTCAAGAAGCTTTTAAAGCAATTATAGAAAGCAGAATTAGAGAACGTATCAACTCACACAAAGAATAccctttatttggaaaaaaaaccctctgtttttatttaggaaaaaatactcACTGGTGTTAATGTTGCCACGAGCTTGAATTTAGAATGGATGAATTTGTACCAAAAGAGAAAAGGTACCTTAATTTGGGGAtgaggggcagggaggaagagtgGAAAGTATGGCAGGATATCTGGAAATACAACAAACACGAATGCAGAACACCAGTTCTGGGAAGTTTTAGAGAAATAATTTGACTTCTTGGCTTTTTCAGGATCTAGAGAAAAGACCCCTGACAGCACAAGAACAGCATACTTGTTCCTTGTTTTGATGAACTCCATTTTATACAGCATGATTAAAATTTTCCTCAACAAATTTTGAGATTTTCTTGCATCAAAATTTGTGCTGGCTATAGTAGAGTTGTGCAAGCTATGTCTCTCAAAATTCAGAGCAACAGGAACTTTTTGCTCATTGGTGCTTTATTCCAATAGGTGCCCGTTCCACAACCCTCTCCTTGTCCTGCCTTTGGGGCCCTTCTTTCGGTACCTACCTTTTCCCAAGCCAGACGTAGCCCCTGTGATTACGACCACCGCTTCCTGGAGGTAAGCTCGCATCCGCATCCACTGCAGTAGCCTAAAGACGGCAAAGATCCCCAAGCTGCCAAAAAGCAGCGGGATGATGACTGTGCTTGTGAAATCCatgaattttcctttctgaacagTTTTCCTAGAGCCACAGGATGAAAGGAAACAGACGATTTCACCATCAAGAAAGATTAGCAGGGGCTTGAAAACTAGGGAAATCCTTTTTCTTAACCGAGCCTTAGACCACCAATAAACCAATCCCATCTTCAACAGATTCACTCATCCCTTCATTTAGACTTTCAAAATATCACATTGGTACCCAATTTTAAGCATTGAAATGCCAATCTGGACATCCCAGCCAGACACTTAGTAGTGGATCTTGTCAGCTGTCATGTGACAAACTTGGGTTCAGAGATGCTGTTCCCACATTTTGCTCTAGATTCACTCTCTTGTACAAAGCGTATTTAGAGTGAAAGCTCCTCAGGGCTGGGATATGTCTCTGCATTCTTCTGATTGTAATAAAACCTCTTAGATTTCTCTAGAACAGCCAGTACCGCAGTATCTACA carries:
- the TMEM11 gene encoding transmembrane protein 11, mitochondrial — encoded protein: MAAWGRRRAGPGSTNSGGGRERVTLSSTDCYIVHEIYNGENAQDQFEYELEQALEAQYKYIVIEPTRIGDETARWITVGNCLHKTAVLAGTTCLFTPLALPVDYSHYISLPAGVLSVACCTLYGISWQFDPCCKYQVEYDAYKLSRLPLHTLTSSTPVVLVRKDDLHRKRLHNTIALAALVYCVKKIYELYAV
- the DHRS7B gene encoding dehydrogenase/reductase SDR family member 7B isoform X2; the protein is MDFTSTVIIPLLFGSLGIFAVFRLLQWMRMRAYLQEAVVVITGATSGLGKECAKAFHAAGSKLVLCGRDSEKLKDLMQELSTMTNHRKNTHKPHTVVFDLSDTKTVLNAAEEILKYLGHVDILINNAGISFRGTVVDTGLDVDKKVMETNYFGPIALTKALLPSMIKRRQGHIVAISSVQGKISIPFRSAYAASKHATQAFFDCLRAEVEQYDIDVTVVSPGYIQTNLSLNAVTADGSRYGVMDKNTAEGQTAAEVAQVVLNAVGQKKKEVLVAGLTPSLAVYLRNIFPRLFFTLMAARAKKERKAKDS
- the DHRS7B gene encoding dehydrogenase/reductase SDR family member 7B isoform X1, with translation MRSLAALPAVVMVTAVARKTVQKGKFMDFTSTVIIPLLFGSLGIFAVFRLLQWMRMRAYLQEAVVVITGATSGLGKECAKAFHAAGSKLVLCGRDSEKLKDLMQELSTMTNHRKNTHKPHTVVFDLSDTKTVLNAAEEILKYLGHVDILINNAGISFRGTVVDTGLDVDKKVMETNYFGPIALTKALLPSMIKRRQGHIVAISSVQGKISIPFRSAYAASKHATQAFFDCLRAEVEQYDIDVTVVSPGYIQTNLSLNAVTADGSRYGVMDKNTAEGQTAAEVAQVVLNAVGQKKKEVLVAGLTPSLAVYLRNIFPRLFFTLMAARAKKERKAKDS